The following are from one region of the Coffea eugenioides isolate CCC68of chromosome 2, Ceug_1.0, whole genome shotgun sequence genome:
- the LOC113761653 gene encoding probable serine/threonine-protein kinase At1g54610: MGCVFGREVSSGVVSESSKDERRETAGYERKSKGVSVEPNDRLEVVVDTVKVDNENNTVGVSNSALETREVKVEGEVKPKGERRRSKPNPRLGNPPKHKYGEQVAAGWPSWLSAHVGEAIDGWLPRRADSFEKIDKIGSGTYSNVYKARDTITGKIVALKKVRFDNLEPESVRFMAREIIILRRLDHPNVIKLEGLVTSRMSCSLYLVFEYMEHDLAGLAASPEIKFTEPQVKCYMKQLLSGLEHCHKRYVLHRDIKGSNLLLDNSGILRIADFGLATIYDPNHKHPMTSRVVTLWYRPPELLLGATDYGVGIDLWSAGCILAELLAGKPIMPGRTEVEQLHKIYKLCGSPSDEYWKKCKLPNATLFKPREPYRRCIRETFKDFPSSALPLIDTLLAIDPADRKTATDALKSEFFTTEPFACDPASLPQYPPSKEMDAKRRDDEARRQRAATKAQGDGARRNRTRAVRAIPAPDANAELQSNVDRRRLISHANAKSKSEKFPPPHQDGALGVPLGASHHIDPSLVPPDVPFSSTSFTYSKEPVQNWSGPLVDPANGGAGRRKKNAANDAREARKTGKKDRK, translated from the exons ATGGGGTGTGTATTTGGTCGTGAGGTGTCGTCTGGGGTAGTAAGCGAGTCTTCCAAGGATGAAAGGAGGGAGACGGCGGGTTATGAGAGAAAGAGTAAGGGTGTGAGTGTTGAGCCGAATGACAGGTTGGAGGTTGTGGTCGATACAGTCAAGGTAGATAATGAGAATAATACTGTTGGTGTCAGTAATTCCGCTTTGGAAACTAGGGAGGTTAAGGTGGAGGGGGAGGTAAAACCAAAGGGTGAGAGGAGAAGGTCAAAGCCGAATCCGAGGTTGGGTAATCCCCCTAAGCATAAATATGGGGAACAGGTTGCTGCTGGATGGCCATCTTGGTTATCTGCTCATGTTGGAGAAGCAATCGATGGTTGGCTTCCTCGACGTGCTGATAGTTTTGAAAAGATTGATAAG ATTGGATCAGGAACATATAGCAATGTGTACAAAGCAAGAGATACTATAACTGGAAAAATTGTAGCTCTTAAAAAGGTTCGATTTGATAACTTAGAACCAGAGAGCGTGAGATTCATGGCTAGAGAGATTATCATCTTGCGGCGACTGGATCATCCCAATGTTATAAAATTGGAGGGCCTGGTCACTTCAAGAATGTCTTGTAGTTTATACCTAGTTTTCGAATACATGGAGCATGACTTGGCTGGACTTGCTGCAAGTCCTGAGATTAAGTTCACTGAACCACAG GTTAAATGCTACATGAAACAGTTATTGTCCGGACTGGAGCATTGTCACAAACGCTATGTGCTTCATCGAGACATTAAAGGATCAAACCTTCTTCTCGACAATTCTGGAATATTGAGAATAGCAGATTTTGGATTGGCTACCATTTATGATCCTAACCATAAGCACCCAATGACTAGCCGTGTTGTTACACTTTGGTATCGACCTCCAGAGCTTCTTCTTGGTGCTACTGATTACGGTGTGGGTATTGATTTGTGGAGTGCTGGATGCATTTTGGCTGAGTTATTGGCTGGCAAACCCATTATGCCAGGTCGTACGGAG GTAGAACAACTGCATAAGATATACAAGCTTTGTGGATCGCCTTCAGATGAGTATTGGAAGAAGTGTAAACTACCTAATGCAACATTATTCAAGCCACGAGAGCCTTACAGGAGATGCATTAGGGAGACTTTTAAGGATTTTCCATCATCAGCTCTGCCGCTGATTGATACCCTCCTTGCAATTGACCCAGCAGATAGGAAGACTGCAACAGATGCACTAAAGAGTGAA TTCTTTACTACGGAACCATTTGCTTGTGATCCTGCCAGTCTTCCTCAGTATCCTCCAAGCAAGGAGATGGATGCCAAGCGACGGGATGATGAAGCTCGAAG ACAAAGAGCTGCTACTAAAGCCCAGGGTGATGGTGCCAGGAGAAACCGAACTCGTGCTGTCCGGGCAATTCCTGCTCCTGATGCCAATGCTGAACTTCAATCTAATGTTGAC CGGCGGCGTCTAATCTCCCATGCGAATGCAAAGAGTAAGAGTGAGAAGTTTCCTCCACCACACCAGGATGGAGCACTTGGTGTTCCACTGGGGGCTTCACATCACATTGATCCATCTCTCGTTCCTCCTGATGTGCCCTTTAGTTCCACGTCCTTCACATATTCAAAAGAACCTGTCCAAAATTGGTCAGGTCCGCTAGTAGACCCTGCTAATGGTGGCGCAGGGAGACGTAAGAAGAATGCTGCAAATGATGCACGGGAAGCGAGGAAAACAGGAAAGAAAgatagaaaatag
- the LOC113761816 gene encoding ankyrin repeat domain-containing protein EMB506, chloroplastic-like, with product MMAPLGSLEFCWRQMGSNLCFVTPILEPVSSSRLNFRKVISWPKGKSRGPDFFRRRNDGGRIFCCFANSEGVYSVASRRGRWEDPDDGSGSEYDEESEEEEEEESDLDFESDWEPENGAARLVEVADHLSESKEEEDFVKEVEQLLSPEERAILQTNETPYSEKISTVKWKPFHTFALAGQIKFMDRLLENGLDVDQVDKDGLTALHHAIIGKKEAVISHLLRRGANPHLRDLDGVTPLHYAVQVGAMQTVKLLIKHNVDVNAADNEGWTALHIAMQTRNRDIAKILLVNGADKTRRNKDGNTPWDLSLCYGKDFKSYELARLLKIVPAYREL from the exons ATGATGGCTCCACTGGGCAGCCTAGAATTTTGTTGGAGACAAATGGGTTCAAATTTGTGTTTTGTTACTCCAATTCTTGAACCAGTTTCTAGTAGCAGGCTTAATTTCAGAAAAGTAATCAGTTGGCCCAAAGGAAAGAGCAGGGGCCCGGATTTTTTTCGTCGGAGGAATGATGGAGGAagaattttttgttgttttgctaATTCAGAGGGGGTTTATTCAGTGGCAAGTCGACGAGGGCGTTGGGAGGATCCAGATGATGGTAGTGGCAGTGAATATGATGAGGAGAGCGAAgaggaggaagaggaggagAGTGACTTGGATTTTGAGAGTGATTGGGAACCGGAGAATGGCGCTGCACGTCTCGTTGAAGTTGCCGATCACTTGTCTGAGAGCAAGGAGGAGGAAGATTTTGTAAAGG AGGTTGAACAGCTTTTGAGCCCAGAAGAAAGAGCAATTCTGCAAACGAATGAAACTCCTTATTCGGAGAAAATATCAACT GTAAAATGGAAACCTTTTCATACTTTTGCGCTGGCTGGGCAGATAAAGTTTATGGATAGACTTCTTGAAAATGGGCTTGATGTTGACCAGGTCGATAAG GATGGTCTTACTGCCTTACATCATGCAATTATTGGCAAAAAAGAGGCAGTTATAAGTCACCTTCTCAGGAGAGGTGCAAACCCTCATCTTAGAGATTTG GATGGAGTTACACCCCTTCACTATGCAGTTCAAGTAGGAGCAATGCAAACTGTCAAGTTATTGATCAAGCACAATGTTGATGTGAATGCTGCTGATAAT GAAGGGTGGACTGCGCTACACATTGCCATGCAAACTAGAAACAGAGACATAGCGAAAATCTTGCTAGTAAATGGTGCAGACAAGACAAGGAGAAATAAG GATGGGAATACACCTTGGGATCTCAGCTTATGTTATGGGAAGGATTTCAAGTCTTATGAGCTTGCCAGGTTACTCAAGATTGTACCAGCTTACAGAGAATTATGA